In Synechococcus sp. UW69, a single genomic region encodes these proteins:
- a CDS encoding pentapeptide repeat-containing protein, giving the protein MGALRRTASLLAVILLGLSTIFWPESAEAITAPELRGQFAVQEISSDMHGLDLKEKEFLKADLREVNLSGTDLRGAVINTSQLQGADLRDANLSDVVGFASHFEGADLRGANFTNAMMMQSRFTDAQIDGADFTNAVIDLPQQRALCARADGSNPISGVSTRESLGCRP; this is encoded by the coding sequence ATGGGCGCCCTTCGACGTACGGCCTCGCTGCTGGCGGTGATCCTGCTGGGTCTCAGCACCATCTTCTGGCCTGAGTCGGCCGAGGCCATCACGGCTCCGGAACTCCGCGGACAGTTTGCAGTTCAGGAGATCAGCTCCGACATGCACGGCCTCGATCTCAAGGAGAAAGAGTTCCTCAAGGCCGATCTGCGGGAGGTGAATCTGAGCGGCACAGATTTGCGGGGAGCTGTGATCAACACCTCTCAACTTCAGGGCGCCGATCTGCGTGACGCCAACCTCTCCGATGTCGTCGGCTTTGCCAGTCACTTCGAAGGCGCCGATCTGCGTGGTGCCAATTTCACCAACGCAATGATGATGCAGAGCCGTTTTACCGACGCGCAGATTGATGGTGCTGATTTCACCAACGCCGTGATCGATCTGCCTCAGCAGCGGGCCCTTTGCGCAAGGGCTGATGGCTCCAACCCGATCAGCGGGGTGTCAACCCGTGAGAGCCTGGGCTGTCGTCCTTAA
- a CDS encoding SDR family NAD(P)-dependent oxidoreductase produces the protein MTTAEQRRVLITGASSGIGLEAAKILLARGDELTILCRNAERAGQTQAALSGSVQTCVADLADLGSVAKAIDHLRQSQTTFDAMVLNAGLQYAGHRSPRWSQQGIELTFAVNHLAHQLLVERLKEHARAIVITASEVHNPSTGGGRVGQPAGLGTMEGIHQGPGAAMVDGISPFNADKAYKDSKLCNLLMAQEIHRQSPGVPVMAWSPGLVIPRTSDGFFRNSRQANPMGQALFGFVARDLLRLTESVEQAGGLLVQLIDEELNQPGFTYWSNGLLGPGRHQFSPTEPSEEASDSSKATTLWTLSSKLIKATLST, from the coding sequence ATGACGACAGCTGAGCAGCGCAGAGTCCTGATCACTGGTGCAAGCAGCGGGATCGGGCTTGAAGCGGCAAAGATCCTGCTGGCCCGTGGAGATGAGCTGACCATCCTTTGTCGTAATGCAGAACGGGCCGGTCAAACCCAAGCAGCGTTGTCTGGATCTGTTCAGACCTGTGTTGCAGATCTGGCAGACCTTGGGTCCGTCGCGAAGGCGATCGACCACCTCCGTCAGAGCCAAACAACATTTGATGCGATGGTGCTCAATGCGGGGTTGCAATACGCCGGACATCGTTCCCCCCGTTGGAGTCAACAAGGCATTGAACTCACCTTTGCGGTGAACCATTTGGCCCATCAACTCCTGGTTGAAAGATTGAAGGAGCACGCCCGAGCCATCGTCATCACCGCCTCTGAGGTGCACAACCCATCCACTGGAGGTGGGCGGGTTGGCCAACCTGCAGGACTCGGCACGATGGAGGGCATTCACCAGGGGCCAGGGGCGGCCATGGTGGACGGCATAAGCCCTTTCAATGCTGATAAGGCCTACAAGGACAGCAAGCTCTGCAATCTGCTGATGGCCCAGGAGATTCATCGTCAAAGTCCTGGAGTCCCCGTGATGGCATGGAGTCCAGGACTGGTAATTCCTCGGACATCAGACGGTTTTTTCAGAAACAGTCGCCAAGCCAATCCCATGGGGCAGGCCTTGTTTGGATTTGTCGCCCGAGATCTATTGAGATTGACGGAAAGCGTTGAACAGGCCGGAGGTCTTTTGGTGCAACTCATCGACGAAGAGCTCAACCAGCCTGGATTCACCTACTGGAGCAACGGGCTGCTGGGGCCTGGACGACATCAATTCAGCCCAACTGAACCTTCCGAAGAAGCATCCGACAGCAGCAAAGCGACGACTCTCTGGACGCTGTCGTCCAAACTGATCAAGGCGACGCTTTCAACATAA
- the cobW gene encoding cobalamin biosynthesis protein CobW — protein sequence MPKRLPVTVITGFLGAGKTTVLRHLLTRGGQRLAVMVNEFGSVGLDGDLIRSCGFCPEEDVAGRLVELNNGCLCCTVQDDFLPTMETLLERADQLDGIVVETSGLALPRPLLQALDWPAIRSRVHVNGVVTLVDGEALAQGSPVADADALERQRAEDPSLDHLTAIDELFEDQLQAADLVLISRADRLDASAMADVKEGISNKVRPGTALLPVSQGQVETAVVLGLEHQATHQSHEHEHHDEHHDEHHHDHDHDHDHDHHDHTHVEMVGSNVRVEGALDRQAFEQLLPNLVRDQQVLRLKGRVWLQGKALPLQVQMVGPRLNSWFEAAPSHAWRPEVGCGADLVVLALNNTAASAVETALQLLVQATPAKASTAAAAPGS from the coding sequence ATGCCAAAACGTCTGCCGGTGACCGTGATCACTGGCTTCCTTGGGGCTGGTAAGACCACTGTGCTGCGCCATCTGCTCACCCGCGGCGGCCAGCGTTTGGCGGTGATGGTGAATGAATTTGGCAGTGTGGGCCTTGATGGTGATCTGATCCGCAGTTGTGGCTTTTGCCCTGAGGAGGATGTGGCCGGCCGCCTGGTGGAGCTGAACAACGGCTGCCTCTGTTGCACGGTTCAGGACGATTTCCTTCCGACGATGGAGACGTTGCTTGAACGGGCGGATCAGCTGGATGGGATTGTTGTCGAAACCAGCGGCCTGGCCTTGCCACGTCCCTTGCTTCAGGCCTTGGACTGGCCCGCCATTCGCAGCCGTGTTCATGTGAATGGTGTGGTGACGTTGGTGGATGGCGAGGCCCTTGCGCAGGGCAGCCCTGTGGCTGATGCCGATGCGCTTGAACGTCAGCGCGCCGAGGATCCCAGCCTCGATCACCTCACCGCCATCGACGAGTTGTTTGAGGATCAACTCCAGGCCGCTGACCTGGTCTTGATCAGTCGTGCCGATCGTCTGGACGCTTCGGCGATGGCTGATGTGAAGGAGGGAATTAGCAACAAAGTCCGACCGGGAACTGCTCTGCTTCCGGTCTCTCAGGGACAGGTGGAGACGGCTGTTGTGCTGGGACTGGAGCACCAGGCCACGCATCAGAGCCATGAGCACGAGCACCACGACGAGCACCACGACGAGCACCACCACGACCACGACCACGACCACGACCACGATCATCACGACCACACCCACGTCGAGATGGTCGGTAGCAACGTTCGCGTGGAAGGCGCCCTAGATCGGCAGGCTTTCGAGCAGCTGCTGCCCAACCTCGTTCGTGATCAGCAGGTGCTTCGTCTGAAAGGGCGCGTCTGGTTGCAGGGCAAAGCGCTTCCGCTTCAAGTCCAGATGGTGGGGCCACGGCTGAACAGCTGGTTTGAAGCTGCCCCCAGCCATGCCTGGCGTCCTGAGGTTGGCTGCGGTGCTGATCTTGTGGTGCTGGCGTTGAACAACACTGCAGCTTCGGCCGTTGAAACCGCTCTTCAGTTGCTTGTGCAGGCCACACCGGCCAAGGCCAGCACTGCAGCAGCAGCTCCGGGGAGCTGA
- a CDS encoding SdiA-regulated domain-containing protein — MHDALAVIRPSSPAVAGRSDINADNRYQWHLVTMTSSRLELLSHHRIRDPRLGLNEPSGLTLNLDGSALYTVSDDTKAIFRLDLKGRVAVADSFFIGLDDLEGIAIRNDESELLVVQEATNSLVVVDLYTRRERSRRPLSAMRNYDTIAAYFPDPPDNNGLEGITVNTSNDHVFVVKEQRPGLLIELDPALTTILSTRVLQAGQGFTHPRLKSDKIDFSGLSYDSRNDTIWIASDKGQCLFQYDWTRDVVLQRLDLTISTGAKERQIRKPEGIAFDPQRNRMYVVSDRDADLYVFKVHDDS, encoded by the coding sequence GTGGCTGGCAGAAGCGACATCAATGCAGACAATCGCTACCAATGGCACCTTGTGACCATGACCTCGTCTCGCCTTGAACTGCTGAGCCATCACCGGATTCGTGACCCAAGGCTCGGCCTCAATGAACCTTCCGGGCTGACATTGAACCTTGATGGATCAGCGCTCTACACCGTCAGTGATGACACCAAGGCGATTTTCCGCCTTGACCTCAAGGGAAGGGTTGCGGTCGCCGACTCGTTCTTCATCGGCCTCGACGACCTGGAGGGGATTGCTATCCGCAACGACGAAAGTGAACTGCTTGTGGTGCAGGAGGCGACAAATTCACTCGTGGTGGTGGATCTCTACACCCGGCGTGAACGCTCTCGCCGCCCCCTGTCAGCCATGCGCAACTACGACACCATCGCGGCCTATTTCCCAGATCCTCCAGACAACAATGGGTTAGAGGGAATCACCGTAAACACCAGCAACGACCACGTGTTTGTCGTCAAGGAGCAACGACCAGGTCTGTTGATCGAACTCGACCCCGCTCTCACAACCATTCTTTCAACGAGGGTGCTGCAAGCAGGCCAAGGGTTCACTCACCCCAGGCTCAAGTCCGACAAGATTGATTTTTCCGGGCTGAGTTACGACAGCAGGAATGACACGATCTGGATTGCCAGCGACAAAGGTCAGTGCCTGTTCCAATACGACTGGACACGTGATGTTGTTCTTCAGCGCCTTGATCTCACCATCAGCACTGGAGCCAAGGAAAGGCAGATCCGCAAACCCGAGGGCATTGCCTTCGATCCGCAACGGAACAGGATGTATGTGGTGAGCGATCGTGACGCTGATCTCTACGTGTTCAAAGTCCATGACGACAGCTGA
- a CDS encoding DMT family transporter gives MTGVLAALGAAMAWTGASALWRSLSGRVTAIRLNALKNGLASLVFLPVLLMLPRSTEGEAVLLLLISGLIGIAAGDSFYLGALRRLGTRRTLTVEASGPVLASIAGVLVMGDSLSSRNWLGAILVSGAVVLIALQAKEASHQQEGEIGTELSSGLMLALVAVICGLSGAFLARHVLISSELTPLQTAAIRLLGGWLGLIPVMKGAWRRSAMTRQEQWKLVVATLIGTNGGILLQQVVLQTMPVGQGVTLMATAPVMALFIGRMEGDPIQLPGAAAAVLALAGVACTSN, from the coding sequence ATGACGGGAGTGCTGGCGGCCCTCGGTGCAGCCATGGCCTGGACTGGAGCCAGTGCTCTTTGGCGTTCGCTATCGGGTCGGGTGACGGCGATCCGGCTCAATGCTTTGAAAAACGGCCTGGCCAGCCTGGTGTTTCTGCCGGTACTGCTCATGCTTCCGCGGAGTACCGAGGGAGAAGCTGTGTTGCTGCTGCTGATCAGCGGCTTGATCGGAATTGCTGCAGGAGACAGCTTTTACCTGGGTGCTTTACGTCGACTCGGCACCCGTCGAACCCTCACCGTCGAGGCAAGCGGTCCGGTGCTGGCAAGCATCGCTGGAGTCCTTGTGATGGGGGACAGCTTGAGTTCAAGGAACTGGCTTGGCGCCATCCTGGTGTCGGGCGCGGTTGTGCTGATCGCGTTACAGGCCAAGGAAGCAAGCCATCAACAAGAGGGTGAAATCGGCACCGAACTGAGCAGCGGTCTGATGTTGGCCCTCGTCGCTGTGATCTGTGGTCTGAGCGGGGCCTTTCTTGCCCGTCATGTCTTGATCAGCTCAGAACTGACGCCACTGCAGACGGCAGCCATTCGCTTGCTGGGGGGATGGCTTGGTCTGATCCCCGTGATGAAGGGGGCCTGGAGAAGATCAGCAATGACACGGCAGGAGCAATGGAAGCTTGTGGTCGCCACCCTGATCGGAACCAACGGGGGCATCCTGTTGCAACAGGTCGTGTTGCAGACCATGCCCGTTGGACAAGGCGTCACGTTGATGGCTACGGCTCCGGTGATGGCTCTTTTTATTGGCCGAATGGAAGGTGATCCGATTCAGCTCCCCGGAGCTGCTGCTGCAGTGCTGGCCTTGGCCGGTGTGGCCTGCACAAGCAACTGA
- the ilvD gene encoding dihydroxy-acid dehydratase, whose protein sequence is MLRSDAVTKGIQRSPNRAMLRAVGFGDSDFGKPILGIANGYSTITPCNVGLNDLSKRAEEAARQAGGMPQMFGTITVSDGISMGTEGMKYSLVSREVIADAIETACNGQSMDGVLAVGGCDKNMPGAMLAMARMNIPSVFVYGGTIKPGKLGGCDLTVVSAFEAVGQLTSGKIDEAQLTAVEKNACPGAGSCGGMFTANTMSAAIETMGLSLPYSSTMAAEDEEKADSAARSAEVLVEAVKANIRPLDLLTKEAFENAISVIMAVGGSTNAVLHLLAIARTAGVDLSIDDFERIRQRVPVICDLKPSGRYVTVDLHNAGGIPQVMKLLLDAGLLHGNCRTVEGKSLKELLADVPGEPPTGQDVIRPLSDPMYAKGHLAILKGNLATEGSVAKISGVKTPVLTGPARVFESEEKCLAAILDKQIKAGDVVVVRYEGPVGGPGMREMLAPTSAIVGQGLGDKVALITDGRFSGGTYGLVVGHVAPEAAVGGTIGLVQEGDSITVDADQLLLQLNVDEAELERRRAGWTKPQPRYRNGILGKYARLVSSSSRGATTDHDD, encoded by the coding sequence ATGCTTCGCTCTGACGCCGTCACCAAGGGGATTCAGCGGTCTCCCAACCGGGCCATGCTGCGGGCCGTCGGTTTTGGAGACAGTGATTTTGGCAAGCCGATCCTGGGCATTGCCAACGGCTACAGCACCATCACTCCATGCAATGTGGGGCTGAATGACCTGTCTAAAAGGGCTGAGGAAGCAGCCCGACAGGCCGGAGGCATGCCTCAGATGTTTGGAACCATCACGGTGAGTGATGGCATATCCATGGGCACCGAAGGGATGAAGTACTCCCTGGTGAGTCGGGAGGTGATCGCCGATGCGATCGAAACTGCCTGCAACGGCCAGAGCATGGACGGCGTGCTGGCTGTTGGCGGCTGCGACAAGAACATGCCCGGCGCGATGCTGGCCATGGCACGGATGAATATTCCGTCGGTGTTCGTCTACGGCGGCACGATCAAGCCCGGCAAGCTTGGCGGCTGTGATCTCACGGTGGTGAGCGCTTTTGAAGCTGTCGGCCAGCTGACCAGCGGCAAAATCGATGAAGCGCAGCTCACCGCGGTTGAGAAAAATGCCTGCCCGGGTGCTGGCAGTTGCGGCGGGATGTTCACCGCCAACACGATGAGTGCCGCCATCGAAACAATGGGTCTCAGCCTCCCCTACAGCTCGACGATGGCTGCGGAGGACGAGGAAAAAGCCGACAGTGCAGCCCGCTCCGCTGAGGTGCTGGTCGAGGCGGTGAAAGCCAATATTCGCCCCCTCGATCTGCTCACCAAAGAAGCATTTGAGAACGCCATCAGCGTGATCATGGCGGTAGGTGGCTCCACCAATGCGGTGCTCCACCTGCTAGCCATTGCCCGCACAGCCGGTGTCGACCTGAGCATCGACGACTTCGAGCGAATCCGTCAGCGGGTGCCGGTGATCTGCGATCTCAAGCCCAGCGGTCGCTACGTAACCGTTGATCTGCACAATGCCGGCGGTATCCCCCAGGTGATGAAGCTTTTGCTCGATGCCGGATTGCTCCACGGGAACTGCCGCACGGTCGAAGGAAAAAGCCTGAAGGAGCTTCTGGCGGACGTTCCAGGAGAACCACCCACCGGGCAAGACGTGATCCGTCCACTCAGCGACCCCATGTACGCCAAGGGACATCTGGCGATCCTCAAGGGCAACCTGGCGACAGAAGGCAGCGTGGCCAAGATCAGCGGTGTGAAAACGCCTGTGCTCACTGGACCGGCCCGGGTTTTCGAAAGCGAGGAAAAATGCCTGGCTGCCATCCTCGACAAGCAGATCAAAGCCGGTGACGTGGTCGTCGTCCGCTACGAGGGTCCCGTCGGTGGACCTGGCATGCGGGAAATGCTGGCTCCCACCTCAGCGATCGTGGGACAAGGCCTTGGGGACAAGGTCGCTCTGATCACCGATGGGCGCTTCAGCGGTGGCACCTACGGTCTCGTTGTGGGCCATGTCGCTCCGGAAGCCGCCGTCGGAGGAACAATCGGCCTGGTTCAGGAAGGCGACAGCATCACCGTCGATGCCGACCAACTGCTGCTTCAACTGAACGTGGATGAGG
- a CDS encoding uracil phosphoribosyltransferase, whose product MAMSLRVVVPPHPLIGHWLTMLRHRETPPALYATALQELGRWLTYEALRDWLPHRRDTVPGMDGDTEGTIVEASVPLIAIPVLPGGLELWQGGRSVLPDASLCLGTCPQEIEANAGVILFIDQIRDGQATLQLLQELQNKGVDGRRLRLITALCASPGLKLLGETVPDLTLHTACIDEGLGEQGEIRPGIGDPVRRLNLRH is encoded by the coding sequence ATGGCCATGAGCCTGCGGGTGGTGGTTCCACCCCATCCCCTAATCGGTCATTGGCTGACGATGCTGCGGCACCGGGAAACCCCTCCAGCCCTTTATGCCACTGCACTGCAGGAACTGGGCCGCTGGCTCACCTACGAAGCCCTGCGGGACTGGTTGCCCCATCGTCGCGACACTGTGCCCGGGATGGACGGAGACACCGAAGGCACCATCGTTGAGGCTTCTGTGCCCCTGATCGCCATCCCAGTTCTTCCTGGTGGCCTCGAGCTGTGGCAAGGAGGACGATCCGTACTACCTGATGCATCCCTTTGTTTAGGGACATGCCCGCAGGAGATTGAGGCGAACGCTGGGGTGATTCTGTTTATTGATCAGATCCGCGATGGCCAGGCCACACTCCAGCTCCTGCAGGAGCTGCAAAACAAGGGTGTTGATGGGCGACGTCTGCGTTTAATCACCGCGCTGTGTGCCAGTCCTGGGCTGAAGCTATTGGGAGAAACCGTTCCCGACCTGACGCTGCACACTGCTTGCATCGACGAAGGTCTGGGTGAACAAGGCGAGATTCGTCCGGGAATCGGTGACCCTGTGCGACGGCTCAACCTCAGACATTGA